The Methanocellales archaeon genome has a window encoding:
- a CDS encoding PGF-CTERM sorting domain-containing protein, protein SRASTGVHELSLLTTYEDKYHVKRTDTISTGVDVKGIPEVDITKTETSPEEIKGGESYAKLKLKIDNVGTDDAKYLKLSLNVTDPFGFSKAYHQVYETGLLGAGSSSEAVFYLDVDIDARAGAYDIPVKIEYQDTRGEKYEKTEKIEITIKEKPNFEIVSVKTSPDVTTQGSTVELRIAIRNTGNEEAESVSLRAMGVAEQPFDFDVKSDFIGNLKPDETGEAVLKLSVKDDTPLKIYHLDTEIRCVGDKDIGDENVYTFDRTVSLNVSKTGGLEIPGFEAVFAVASLTVACFVLRKRKWA, encoded by the coding sequence ACAGCAGAGCGTCTACTGGGGTCCACGAGTTATCGCTCTTGACAACATATGAGGATAAGTATCATGTGAAGAGAACGGACACCATTTCGACAGGAGTGGACGTTAAGGGCATACCGGAGGTAGATATAACAAAAACGGAGACGAGTCCAGAAGAGATCAAGGGTGGGGAATCGTATGCAAAGCTGAAACTGAAAATAGATAATGTTGGAACAGATGATGCGAAGTACCTAAAGCTCTCGTTAAATGTAACGGATCCTTTCGGCTTCTCAAAAGCTTATCATCAAGTGTATGAAACCGGTCTTTTAGGTGCTGGCAGCAGTTCTGAGGCTGTTTTCTATCTAGACGTGGATATCGATGCGAGAGCAGGGGCTTACGATATACCGGTGAAAATAGAATACCAAGATACCCGCGGAGAAAAATATGAGAAGACCGAAAAAATAGAGATCACGATCAAAGAGAAGCCCAACTTTGAAATTGTCAGTGTAAAGACGTCTCCAGATGTTACCACACAAGGATCTACTGTAGAATTGCGCATAGCTATCAGGAACACTGGGAACGAAGAAGCCGAATCTGTAAGCCTGAGGGCAATGGGGGTAGCTGAGCAGCCATTCGACTTCGATGTGAAAAGTGATTTCATAGGAAATCTTAAGCCAGATGAAACTGGGGAAGCAGTACTAAAGCTCAGCGTCAAGGACGACACACCCTTAAAAATTTATCATTTGGATACAGAGATAAGGTGCGTTGGAGACAAGGACATAGGCGACGAGAATGTCTATACTTTTGATAGAACGGTATCGCTGAACGTCTCAAAGACAGGTGGACTTGAAATCCCTGGATTTGAGGCGGTTTTTGCAGTTGCAAGTCTAACAGTAGCTTGTTTCGTGCTGAGAAAACGAAAGTGGGCTTAA
- a CDS encoding MBL fold metallo-hydrolase, which yields MNDRDTTGPEELKRSEKEQSVSITYIGHSTVLVESRDFSFITDPIFSNRIARFFRRRKAPLAASVEDLPPIDSILISHGHYDHLDAPTLKKFAKDIPIVVSKSLRKTIVRLGFSDIRSLSWWEGTKIGKTEIIAVPAFHFSGRPPLLLRNDYQGYIIEGKKIVYFAGDTGLKNDFEEIGKRFEIDLAFLPIGAYSPRFFRRHHLSPEDALRAMALLKAKKMIPIHWGTFGLSFEPINEPPERLAKITKESNLEERVLILNPGERAEL from the coding sequence ATGAATGATAGGGATACTACAGGTCCAGAAGAATTGAAAAGAAGTGAGAAAGAGCAATCTGTATCTATCACTTATATAGGTCATTCTACTGTACTTGTCGAATCGAGGGACTTCAGCTTTATTACAGATCCTATATTCAGTAACAGGATTGCCCGTTTCTTCAGAAGGAGAAAGGCTCCTTTGGCTGCAAGTGTTGAAGACTTGCCACCAATTGATTCAATCCTTATCTCTCATGGACATTACGATCATCTTGATGCGCCCACTCTCAAAAAGTTTGCAAAAGACATTCCCATAGTTGTCTCCAAAAGCTTGAGAAAGACCATTGTAAGACTGGGATTCTCTGACATTAGGTCCTTATCCTGGTGGGAGGGTACCAAAATAGGGAAGACAGAGATCATAGCTGTACCAGCTTTCCATTTTTCTGGTCGGCCTCCTTTGTTGCTAAGGAATGACTACCAAGGGTATATCATCGAAGGCAAGAAGATCGTGTATTTCGCTGGTGACACGGGGCTGAAAAACGATTTTGAGGAAATAGGGAAAAGGTTTGAAATTGATTTGGCCTTCCTGCCAATCGGTGCATATTCACCTAGGTTCTTTAGGAGGCACCATCTCAGTCCGGAAGATGCTCTCAGGGCAATGGCGCTTCTAAAGGCAAAGAAAATGATACCAATACATTGGGGTACATTTGGACTTTCCTTTGAACCAATCAATGAGCCACCGGAAAGACTGGCAAAAATAACAAAAGAATCTAATTTAGAGGAAAGGGTACTAATTCTAAATCCTGGAGAAAGAGCAGAGCTATAA
- a CDS encoding DUF502 domain-containing protein, translated as MEWRMFVRLRNYFIAGLVVLVPLLATLYIVWFLFDFLDSLLRPFVTRIFGYSITGLSFLIMLLLVLLVGSIVSHAIGKKWVELFESTLSKIPLIRVIHSSIKQASSALLMQKEEFKRVVLVEYPRKGAYVIGFVAGGSAEEIQEKTAEHTLNIFIPTAPNPTSGFLAMIPEKEVVYLDMSIEDGFKMIITGGLVTPTSKIEKDIQ; from the coding sequence ATGGAATGGAGAATGTTCGTCAGATTAAGAAATTACTTTATAGCTGGTTTAGTTGTTTTGGTACCTTTATTGGCAACGTTGTACATAGTGTGGTTTTTGTTTGATTTCCTAGACAGCCTATTAAGACCTTTCGTGACAAGGATTTTTGGGTACTCTATTACTGGTTTGAGCTTCTTAATCATGTTGCTATTAGTTTTACTGGTAGGGTCAATTGTCAGTCATGCAATAGGCAAAAAATGGGTTGAGCTTTTTGAAAGTACCTTAAGTAAAATTCCTCTGATACGAGTGATCCATTCATCCATAAAACAAGCAAGCTCTGCTTTGCTAATGCAAAAAGAAGAATTTAAAAGAGTGGTTTTGGTGGAGTATCCCCGAAAAGGGGCGTACGTAATAGGTTTTGTTGCAGGCGGCAGCGCAGAAGAAATTCAAGAAAAAACTGCAGAGCACACCCTGAACATATTTATACCAACTGCACCCAATCCCACCTCTGGATTTTTAGCCATGATTCCTGAAAAAGAGGTTGTATACTTAGATATGAGCATAGAGGATGGATTCAAAATGATAATTACTGGTGGATTAGTGACTCCTACCAGTAAAATCGAGAAGGATATACAGTAA
- a CDS encoding TATA-box-binding protein encodes MTKSTIKVENVVANARFADKFDLPLIESKLDSAVYDKNKFPGLVYHLNQPKAAFLIFGTGKIVCTGVKSVDDVKVVINNVAEELRSMGIAVEKNPEFVIQNIVASADLGSELNLNAIAIGLGLENIEYEPEQFPGLVYRVEEPKIVVLIFGSGKLVVTGGKTLSDCEKGVEIVRRQIEGLGLL; translated from the coding sequence ATGACAAAGTCTACTATTAAAGTGGAGAATGTAGTTGCAAATGCCAGATTTGCCGACAAATTTGACCTGCCATTGATCGAATCAAAGCTTGATAGCGCAGTTTATGATAAGAATAAATTTCCAGGTCTTGTCTATCACCTAAATCAACCAAAGGCTGCTTTCCTGATCTTTGGCACAGGTAAGATCGTGTGTACGGGTGTTAAAAGTGTCGATGATGTGAAAGTGGTAATCAATAATGTGGCTGAAGAGCTGCGATCTATGGGGATAGCTGTTGAAAAAAATCCAGAGTTCGTAATCCAGAACATCGTCGCATCTGCCGATTTGGGATCAGAGCTTAACTTGAATGCGATAGCTATCGGGCTGGGCCTGGAGAACATCGAGTATGAGCCGGAGCAATTTCCCGGCTTGGTATACAGAGTAGAGGAGCCAAAAATAGTCGTATTGATATTCGGGTCTGGCAAGTTGGTGGTAACAGGAGGCAAAACCTTATCCGATTGCGAAAAAGGCGTGGAGATAGTAAGACGCCAGATAGAGGGGCTAGGACTGCTCTAA
- the lysS gene encoding lysine--tRNA ligase codes for MSENVHWSDVIAEDVLQRGNRHVVATGITPSGSIHIGNMREVAIANAVCRALRNHGADARLIYIADTYDPLRKVYPFLPEGYVEHIGKPLSEIPDPDGCCPSYAEHFLRPFLNSLERLGIKLEVYRADDMYKSGMYTDTIKTALENRDKIAKILSGVAGTSIPSSWSPFNPLCEQCGRIKDVLVKGHAGNSVDYECICGHRGVADFSKGGGKLTWRVDWPARWKILDITVEPFGKDHAVAGGSYDTGVRISKDVYGHKPPYPIPFEHIFLKGRGKMSSSTGTLVSIQEMLDILPPEVLMHLFLRTNPEKHIEFDPGLPLLNLIDEYDRIHGWQISFRHMVTIVQTAQDFDQILEVLRRSGYGVSDLDAIRQRSINAKNWLSKFAPPSVKFKVQETLPVGVKKLSQKQRFALGILADEIGSKKTAEELHNEIYEVAEEAGIDSSDLFKAIYVAILGKSSGPRAGWFLLSLDGNFIKERLRDASKM; via the coding sequence ATGAGCGAAAACGTTCACTGGTCAGATGTGATAGCTGAGGACGTATTGCAAAGGGGGAATAGGCACGTTGTGGCGACTGGCATAACCCCTTCAGGATCCATTCATATAGGAAACATGCGGGAGGTGGCCATTGCTAATGCAGTATGTCGTGCGCTAAGGAATCATGGTGCAGATGCAAGACTGATCTATATTGCAGATACTTATGACCCTCTCCGCAAAGTATATCCCTTTCTCCCAGAAGGCTATGTGGAGCACATCGGCAAGCCACTCTCAGAAATACCAGATCCAGATGGTTGTTGCCCCAGTTATGCGGAGCATTTCCTTCGACCATTTTTGAACTCTCTTGAAAGGTTGGGGATTAAACTAGAGGTATATAGAGCAGATGATATGTACAAAAGCGGTATGTATACAGATACCATAAAAACTGCACTTGAGAACAGAGACAAAATTGCAAAAATACTATCTGGAGTGGCTGGTACATCCATCCCATCAAGTTGGAGTCCATTCAATCCTTTATGCGAACAATGCGGCAGGATTAAAGATGTCCTTGTCAAGGGACATGCGGGAAATAGTGTTGACTACGAGTGTATTTGTGGTCATAGGGGGGTTGCTGACTTTTCAAAAGGCGGAGGAAAGCTCACTTGGCGGGTGGACTGGCCCGCAAGATGGAAAATACTCGACATCACCGTAGAGCCTTTTGGAAAAGATCATGCTGTTGCAGGGGGCTCGTATGATACTGGTGTGCGCATCTCAAAGGACGTCTATGGCCATAAGCCGCCATATCCCATACCATTTGAGCACATATTTCTTAAAGGCAGGGGCAAGATGTCCTCTTCTACGGGAACCCTGGTATCTATCCAAGAGATGCTGGACATTCTTCCACCAGAGGTGTTGATGCACCTCTTCCTTAGGACTAATCCAGAAAAGCACATCGAGTTTGATCCTGGGTTGCCGCTACTAAATCTGATAGATGAATACGATCGAATACATGGGTGGCAAATTTCCTTTAGGCATATGGTCACGATCGTGCAAACCGCGCAGGACTTCGATCAGATTCTGGAGGTACTCCGTCGCAGTGGCTATGGGGTCAGCGATCTCGATGCTATAAGGCAGCGCTCTATTAATGCCAAAAATTGGCTAAGTAAATTTGCACCACCCTCTGTTAAATTCAAAGTGCAGGAAACGCTACCCGTTGGAGTAAAAAAACTGTCTCAGAAACAGAGATTTGCTTTGGGGATTCTTGCAGACGAAATTGGAAGCAAAAAAACTGCGGAGGAATTGCATAATGAAATCTATGAGGTAGCAGAAGAAGCCGGCATAGATTCCAGCGATTTATTCAAAGCGATCTATGTTGCAATACTGGGAAAATCATCTGGTCCTAGGGCTGGCTGGTTCCTTCTCTCTCTCGATGGTAATTTTATTAAGGAGCGCCTCAGGGATGCATCCAAAATGTAA
- a CDS encoding DUF2551 domain-containing protein has translation MNLDNKIKERLKGYLERDEKGIRKAVLCLFLKDHSYTTEDVHTYLVENGFDVSYRGISAMVGLMNTKLGILSIDVTGEHNVYSLKDGHRDIVKSVLDNY, from the coding sequence ATGAATCTAGATAATAAAATCAAGGAAAGACTCAAAGGCTATCTAGAGCGGGATGAGAAGGGCATAAGAAAGGCTGTTCTATGTTTGTTCTTGAAAGATCATTCCTATACGACAGAGGACGTACATACTTATTTGGTGGAAAATGGATTTGATGTAAGCTATAGAGGCATATCTGCGATGGTGGGCTTGATGAACACCAAGCTGGGCATTCTCTCTATTGATGTAACAGGTGAGCATAACGTGTATTCCCTGAAAGATGGGCATAGGGATATCGTCAAATCTGTTTTGGATAATTACTAA
- the uppS gene encoding polyprenyl diphosphate synthase — MAGLMLQKIANTLYTGYEYLLTQEILGNPVPSHIAIIQDGNRRYAAKLDKPSYYGHFYGANTTEKVMDWCLELGIRQLTIYALSTENFSRPYSELRHLFELFKKKFDEICVDERVHRDKMQIRVIGNVDLLPQDLRLAAQRAERITQQYENFRLNVALAYGGRWELLDVVKAITKNVESGVLKAKDINQDTISDYLYSNGSPTNVDLIIRTGGEKRLSNFLPWQASGNECAAYFCAPYWPEFRKIDFLRAIRTYQMRDKEKRSNTLMRAISLLRECVKIEMEEALESSALKIRRDMARRLKGPRSE; from the coding sequence GTGGCAGGTCTCATGCTCCAAAAAATTGCAAACACGCTATATACAGGATATGAATATCTCCTTACCCAAGAAATACTCGGAAATCCAGTTCCATCGCATATTGCAATCATTCAGGATGGAAACCGAAGATATGCTGCCAAGCTGGACAAGCCAAGTTACTATGGGCACTTCTATGGTGCAAACACGACTGAGAAGGTGATGGATTGGTGTCTAGAGCTCGGTATCAGACAGCTAACCATTTATGCTCTCTCCACAGAGAATTTCAGCAGACCTTACTCGGAGCTTAGACATCTCTTTGAACTCTTCAAGAAAAAATTCGATGAAATATGTGTTGACGAGCGCGTTCATCGCGATAAAATGCAAATCCGTGTGATAGGTAACGTCGATCTGTTACCTCAGGATTTGAGGTTGGCTGCTCAGAGGGCAGAACGAATTACTCAGCAATATGAAAATTTTCGTTTAAACGTCGCGTTGGCCTATGGTGGCAGATGGGAACTTTTGGATGTGGTGAAGGCGATTACAAAAAATGTAGAGAGTGGTGTGCTAAAAGCCAAAGACATAAACCAGGATACGATATCGGATTATCTGTATTCCAATGGTTCGCCGACGAATGTTGATTTGATCATTAGAACCGGGGGAGAAAAAAGACTGTCAAACTTCCTTCCTTGGCAGGCAAGCGGTAACGAATGTGCGGCATATTTCTGTGCCCCTTATTGGCCTGAGTTTCGTAAGATAGATTTCTTGCGAGCGATTCGCACTTACCAGATGAGGGATAAAGAAAAAAGGAGTAACACCTTAATGAGAGCAATTTCTTTGCTTAGGGAATGTGTCAAGATCGAGATGGAGGAAGCTCTCGAGTCATCCGCACTTAAGATCAGAAGAGATATGGCAAGGCGGCTGAAAGGCCCAAGATCAGAGTAG
- the uppS gene encoding polyprenyl diphosphate synthase — protein sequence MKEIISALYERRIISQIEKEDLPKHIILVIAEDDLQTNKAFNKLKEFVFWCSEIKISRITVYISVTDKEDVSKSIYSKLLVEMRSCAQADVTIYTESEKIEVSKDGRDLTLDISIGFGGKYELSTAIKQIMQNVEKGEVKPEDVDEKMVESHLIFKSEPDLIIRTGGERLTNFLIWQAVYSELYFTDVNWLDFRKIDLLRAVRDYQKRQRRFGE from the coding sequence ATGAAAGAGATCATTTCAGCCCTATATGAAAGAAGGATTATCAGTCAGATAGAAAAGGAAGATCTGCCAAAACATATCATCCTCGTCATTGCAGAAGATGATTTGCAAACTAACAAGGCATTCAATAAGCTAAAGGAATTTGTCTTTTGGTGTTCCGAGATTAAAATATCCCGGATTACAGTTTATATCAGCGTGACCGATAAGGAAGATGTCAGCAAGAGCATTTATTCAAAGCTCTTGGTTGAAATGAGGTCATGTGCTCAGGCAGATGTAACGATCTACACAGAATCTGAGAAGATAGAAGTAAGCAAAGATGGGCGTGATCTAACGCTAGATATTTCAATCGGTTTTGGAGGGAAATATGAGCTCTCCACTGCTATTAAGCAGATTATGCAAAATGTCGAGAAAGGAGAGGTGAAACCTGAGGATGTAGATGAAAAGATGGTTGAATCACACCTGATTTTTAAATCAGAGCCGGACCTGATAATCAGGACAGGAGGAGAGCGACTCACGAACTTCTTGATATGGCAAGCGGTGTACTCGGAGCTCTATTTTACAGATGTGAACTGGCTCGATTTCAGAAAAATAGATTTGCTACGAGCTGTGCGAGACTATCAGAAAAGACAAAGAAGGTTTGGCGAATAG
- a CDS encoding TIGR00297 family protein, whose product MEPSLELSQKHKVLRILFGCVALLLPFLVIWQLMLIVLAVTIIFAFIAPKNRISTHICFAVLILVILSWLLNFPIYLLGASVAIFTFSGVTRDLITQRKTVQGSVAFLLLGVIFAFCIGSWVIALTDVTLSSPYQFMFFLAVIGAITGAMLDSIPHSNENLTVSLGSAMAMWLFAGFGYWVSPGYLMLVLALMLEIGYISYRVNVADITGALSGVLWGVLIIIFEDMGWFAVLFGFFVLGGAFTRYKYEYKQSLGIAEAEGGARGYRNVFGNGLVALILAVAGGVFGDPIFLVGYLGAIATATGDTLASEIGETSEYQPVSIITFKRVRTGTNGAISVLGEISAIAGSAAIGILAIFLGMAGLQVASITILGGFIGTNVDSLLGATLENRGYLTNSSVNLFATAAGALVSAGLYYVLV is encoded by the coding sequence TTGGAACCTTCTCTGGAATTATCGCAAAAACATAAGGTGTTGCGCATCTTGTTTGGCTGTGTTGCCCTGTTGCTTCCATTTCTGGTAATATGGCAACTAATGCTCATCGTTTTAGCTGTTACAATCATATTTGCGTTCATCGCGCCAAAAAATAGAATTTCAACACACATCTGTTTCGCTGTTTTGATTCTTGTAATCCTTTCTTGGTTGTTAAATTTTCCGATATACCTTCTGGGGGCATCCGTTGCCATCTTCACATTCAGCGGAGTAACAAGAGATCTCATAACCCAAAGAAAAACGGTCCAAGGTAGTGTGGCATTCCTTTTATTGGGAGTTATTTTTGCTTTTTGCATCGGTAGCTGGGTTATCGCACTTACGGATGTCACCCTCTCATCGCCGTATCAGTTCATGTTCTTCTTGGCGGTGATAGGTGCGATCACGGGGGCTATGTTGGACTCTATTCCGCACTCGAATGAAAATCTAACCGTATCACTTGGGTCTGCCATGGCAATGTGGTTATTTGCAGGTTTTGGATATTGGGTCTCCCCTGGTTATCTTATGCTAGTGTTAGCGCTCATGTTGGAAATCGGTTACATCTCCTATAGGGTGAACGTTGCAGACATAACTGGTGCATTGAGTGGAGTTCTTTGGGGCGTTTTAATCATAATCTTCGAGGATATGGGATGGTTTGCTGTCCTGTTTGGCTTTTTTGTGCTTGGTGGCGCGTTCACTAGATATAAGTACGAGTATAAACAATCGCTTGGAATTGCCGAGGCAGAGGGGGGAGCACGCGGATATCGGAACGTGTTTGGAAATGGGCTTGTCGCTTTGATCTTGGCTGTTGCAGGAGGCGTTTTTGGTGATCCTATCTTCCTGGTAGGCTATCTGGGAGCGATTGCTACAGCGACAGGAGATACGCTCGCTAGTGAGATCGGTGAAACCTCTGAATATCAGCCTGTGTCGATAATTACTTTCAAAAGGGTGCGTACTGGAACAAATGGTGCCATATCCGTTTTAGGTGAAATATCTGCAATAGCTGGCTCAGCTGCGATAGGAATACTTGCGATATTTCTGGGTATGGCGGGGCTTCAGGTGGCGTCTATCACGATTCTGGGCGGTTTCATTGGCACCAATGTGGATAGCTTGCTCGGCGCTACCTTGGAGAACAGAGGGTACTTGACAAACAGCTCAGTTAACCTATTTGCAACGGCGGCAGGAGCTTTGGTTTCTGCTGGTTTGTATTATGTTTTGGTTTGA
- a CDS encoding mRNA surveillance protein pelota yields MRIVKHRLKGQEGEISIIPESLDDLWHLKYVIEPGDMIFALTKRRVEVVRDKIRPEKVEKKSVRLGISVIDIEFHKFSNRLRVRGIIEYGIDLGSYHTINVEPNTKISIIKHWRYDQLKRINEAVRASTHPKVVIVAIEEGEASIGIVRQYGVDLASETKGSSQKMEGSREIFFEEVANQLELIAKDAQVIIAGPGFTKEDFFASLKQKKPEIAEKAVLESVSSVGTSGFQEVLRRGAVDRMVKEAHITKEAKLIESLLGEIVVGGKAAYGMDEVQRAFNYGAIETLLVADETLREAREKEDIDQFLRNVESARGQIVVFSTDFEPGQRLRSLGGIAALLRFKIE; encoded by the coding sequence ATGAGGATTGTCAAACATCGCTTGAAGGGACAAGAGGGTGAAATCTCCATCATTCCAGAATCCTTGGATGATCTCTGGCATCTGAAATACGTCATAGAGCCTGGAGACATGATATTCGCATTAACTAAAAGGCGAGTTGAAGTCGTTAGGGATAAAATCCGACCAGAAAAAGTGGAGAAAAAATCCGTGCGGTTGGGGATATCTGTCATTGATATAGAATTTCATAAATTCTCTAACCGTCTGAGAGTAAGGGGCATCATTGAGTACGGTATAGACCTTGGCTCGTATCATACGATCAACGTAGAGCCAAATACGAAGATTTCGATCATCAAGCACTGGAGATATGACCAGCTAAAGAGAATCAATGAAGCCGTCCGAGCCTCCACTCATCCAAAAGTTGTGATAGTTGCCATAGAAGAGGGAGAGGCATCCATAGGCATAGTTCGACAATATGGGGTGGATTTAGCCTCGGAGACCAAAGGCTCATCCCAAAAAATGGAAGGCTCAAGAGAGATTTTTTTCGAAGAGGTCGCTAATCAACTGGAGTTAATTGCAAAAGACGCCCAAGTGATCATCGCTGGACCAGGTTTCACCAAGGAGGATTTTTTCGCCTCACTCAAACAGAAAAAGCCCGAGATTGCAGAAAAAGCCGTGCTGGAGAGCGTATCTTCTGTTGGCACTTCTGGCTTTCAAGAAGTTCTAAGGAGAGGCGCAGTTGACAGAATGGTGAAAGAGGCACACATCACAAAAGAGGCAAAACTCATAGAGTCTCTGCTGGGAGAGATCGTGGTGGGTGGAAAAGCAGCCTATGGCATGGATGAGGTTCAGAGGGCTTTTAACTATGGTGCGATAGAGACTCTCTTGGTAGCGGATGAGACTCTAAGAGAGGCACGAGAAAAGGAGGATATTGACCAATTTCTAAGGAATGTGGAGTCTGCTAGAGGTCAAATTGTAGTTTTTAGCACGGATTTCGAGCCGGGACAGAGGTTACGATCCCTCGGCGGTATCGCGGCATTGCTAAGGTTCAAGATCGAATGA